The Burkholderia pyrrocinia genome has a segment encoding these proteins:
- a CDS encoding MFS transporter → MSTASHAIAQESKFRTVFRVVSGNFLEMYDFMVYGYYASAIAKTYFPSGNAFASLMLSLSVFGAGFLMRPVGAIVLGAYIDHHGRRKGLILTLGLMALGTLTVASIPGYATIGVLAPVLVLLGRLLQGFSAGVELGGVSVYLSEIATKGHKGFYTSWQSGSQQVAVVFAALVGVLLNRALPAEEMTAWGWRIPFLIGCLIVPFLFLIRRSLKETDEFLAKRHRPSMGEIMRSMLDNWGVVVAGMGMVIMTTVSFYMITAYTPTFGKEVLHLSSLDALVVTVCVGISNLVWLPLSGALSDRIGRRPVLIAFTVLTLLSAYPAVLWLVGDPSFLRLLAVELWLSFLYASYNGAMVVALTEVMPADVRTAGFSLAYSLATTIGGFTPAISTLLIHQTGNKAAPGLWLSVAAICGLIATLVLYRTPEARNQFKAA, encoded by the coding sequence ATGTCCACCGCGTCACACGCCATTGCGCAGGAATCGAAATTCCGCACCGTATTCCGGGTCGTCAGCGGCAACTTCCTGGAAATGTACGACTTCATGGTCTACGGGTATTACGCGTCGGCCATCGCGAAAACCTACTTCCCGAGCGGCAACGCATTCGCGTCGCTGATGCTGTCGCTGTCGGTGTTCGGCGCGGGCTTCCTGATGCGGCCGGTCGGCGCGATCGTGCTCGGCGCGTACATCGACCATCACGGCCGCCGCAAGGGGCTGATCCTGACGCTCGGGCTGATGGCGCTCGGCACGCTCACGGTGGCCTCGATACCCGGCTACGCGACGATCGGCGTGCTCGCACCGGTACTCGTGCTGCTCGGCCGGCTGCTGCAGGGTTTCTCGGCGGGCGTCGAACTCGGTGGCGTGTCGGTCTACCTGTCGGAAATCGCGACGAAGGGCCACAAGGGGTTCTATACGTCGTGGCAGTCGGGCAGCCAGCAGGTGGCCGTCGTGTTCGCCGCGCTCGTCGGCGTGCTGCTGAACCGCGCGCTGCCGGCCGAGGAGATGACCGCATGGGGCTGGCGCATTCCGTTCCTGATCGGCTGCCTGATCGTGCCGTTCCTGTTCCTGATCCGTCGTTCGCTGAAGGAAACGGACGAGTTCCTCGCGAAACGCCACCGCCCGTCGATGGGCGAGATCATGCGCTCGATGCTCGACAACTGGGGCGTGGTGGTTGCCGGCATGGGGATGGTGATCATGACGACGGTGTCGTTCTACATGATCACCGCGTACACGCCGACGTTCGGCAAGGAAGTGCTGCACCTGTCGTCGCTCGACGCACTCGTCGTGACCGTCTGCGTCGGCATCTCCAACCTCGTGTGGCTGCCGCTGTCCGGCGCGCTGTCCGATCGCATCGGCCGCCGCCCGGTGCTGATCGCGTTCACGGTGCTGACGCTGCTGTCGGCTTACCCGGCCGTGCTGTGGCTCGTCGGCGATCCGTCGTTCCTGCGGCTGCTCGCGGTCGAGCTGTGGCTGTCGTTCCTGTACGCGTCGTACAACGGGGCGATGGTCGTCGCGCTGACCGAAGTGATGCCGGCCGACGTGCGCACGGCCGGGTTCTCGCTCGCGTACAGCCTGGCGACGACGATCGGCGGCTTCACGCCGGCAATCTCGACGCTGCTGATCCACCAGACCGGGAACAAGGCGGCGCCGGGGCTGTGGCTGAGCGTGGCCGCGATTTGCGGGCTGATCGCGACGCTCGTGCTGTATCGCACGCCCGAGGCGCGCAACCAGTTCAAGGCGGCCTGA